In a single window of the Streptomyces sp. NBC_00285 genome:
- the mctP gene encoding monocarboxylate uptake permease MctP: MNDGVNGVALTVFIIFFLAVTVMGFLAARWRKAENESLDEWGLGGRSFGTWVTWFLLGGDLYTAYTFVAVPAAIYAAGAAGFFAVPYTILVYPLIFTFLPRLWSVSHKHGYVTTSDFVRGRWGSKSLSLAVAVTGILATMPYIALQLVGIQAVLDVMGVGGGENTNWFVKDLPLLIAFGVLAAYTYSSGLRAPALIAFVKDTLIYIVIAVAIIYIPIKLGGFDDVFASASAKYTAAKAGGLVPAEAGQWTYATLALGSALALFMYPHSITATLSSRSREVIRRNTTILPLYSLMLGLLALLGFMAIAAGVKVTNPQLAIPQLFENMFPDWFAGVAFAAIGIGALVPAAIMSIAAANLFTRNIYKDFIKPDATPAQEMKVSKLVSLLVKVGALIFVLTMDKTVAINFQLLGGIWILQTFPALVGGLFTRWFHRWALLAGWAVGMIYGTAAAYGVASPTQKHFGGSAKEIPGIGEIGYIGLTAFVLNVVVTVVLTFVLRAVKAPDGIDETSPEDYTADAGDPGVQTELPPATAGTSH, translated from the coding sequence GTGAACGACGGCGTCAACGGCGTGGCACTCACCGTCTTCATCATCTTCTTCCTGGCCGTCACGGTCATGGGCTTCCTGGCCGCGCGCTGGCGCAAGGCCGAGAACGAGAGCCTCGACGAATGGGGCCTGGGCGGCCGGTCGTTCGGCACCTGGGTCACCTGGTTCCTGCTGGGCGGTGACCTCTACACCGCGTACACCTTCGTGGCCGTCCCGGCGGCGATCTACGCGGCGGGCGCGGCCGGTTTCTTCGCGGTGCCGTACACGATCCTGGTGTACCCGCTGATCTTCACCTTCCTGCCCCGCCTGTGGTCGGTCTCGCACAAGCACGGCTATGTGACGACCTCGGACTTCGTGCGCGGCCGCTGGGGCTCCAAGAGCCTGTCGCTGGCGGTGGCGGTCACCGGCATCCTGGCGACCATGCCGTACATCGCGCTCCAACTGGTCGGCATCCAGGCCGTGCTGGACGTGATGGGCGTCGGCGGCGGCGAGAACACCAACTGGTTCGTGAAGGACCTCCCGCTACTGATCGCCTTCGGCGTCCTCGCGGCCTACACGTACTCCTCCGGTCTGCGGGCGCCCGCGCTGATCGCCTTCGTGAAGGACACGCTGATCTACATCGTCATCGCGGTGGCGATCATCTACATCCCGATCAAGCTGGGCGGGTTCGACGACGTCTTCGCCTCCGCGAGCGCCAAGTACACCGCGGCCAAGGCGGGCGGGCTGGTGCCGGCCGAGGCGGGTCAGTGGACGTACGCCACGCTGGCGCTGGGCTCCGCGCTCGCGCTCTTCATGTACCCGCACTCGATCACCGCGACGCTCTCCTCCAGGAGCCGCGAGGTGATCCGCCGCAACACCACGATCCTGCCGCTGTACTCGCTGATGCTGGGCCTGCTCGCCCTGCTGGGCTTCATGGCGATCGCTGCCGGAGTCAAGGTCACCAACCCGCAGTTGGCGATCCCGCAGCTCTTCGAGAACATGTTCCCGGACTGGTTCGCGGGCGTGGCCTTCGCGGCGATCGGCATCGGGGCCCTGGTCCCGGCGGCCATCATGTCCATCGCGGCGGCGAACCTGTTCACCCGCAACATCTACAAGGACTTCATCAAGCCGGACGCGACACCGGCCCAGGAGATGAAGGTCTCCAAGCTGGTGTCCCTGCTGGTGAAGGTCGGCGCCCTGATCTTCGTCCTGACCATGGACAAGACGGTCGCGATCAACTTCCAGCTCCTGGGCGGCATCTGGATCCTGCAGACCTTCCCGGCCCTGGTCGGCGGCCTGTTCACCCGCTGGTTCCACCGCTGGGCCCTGCTTGCCGGCTGGGCGGTCGGCATGATCTACGGCACGGCCGCCGCATACGGCGTCGCCTCCCCGACGCAGAAGCACTTCGGCGGTTCGGCGAAGGAGATCCCGGGCATCGGCGAGATCGGCTACATCGGTCTGACGGCCTTCGTTCTGAACGTCGTCGTCACGGTGGTCCTCACCTTCGTCCTGAGGGCGGTGAAGGCCCCCGACGGCATCGACGAGACCAGCCCGGAGGACTACACGGCGGACGCCGGCGACCCGGGAGTGCAGACGGAACTCCCGCCCGCGACAGCGGGAACCTCGCACTGA
- a CDS encoding DUF3311 domain-containing protein: MSDAPEGRPPTVTPVRVVIALCLVAPFAAMLWVGSYAKVDPTFIGIPFFYWYQMLWVLISTVLTMTAYKLWQRDQRARHGGAK; the protein is encoded by the coding sequence ATGTCAGATGCGCCTGAAGGGAGACCACCCACGGTGACACCCGTGCGCGTGGTCATCGCCCTGTGCCTCGTCGCCCCGTTCGCGGCGATGCTGTGGGTCGGCTCGTACGCCAAGGTGGACCCCACGTTCATCGGCATCCCGTTCTTCTACTGGTACCAGATGCTGTGGGTGCTGATCTCCACCGTGCTGACCATGACCGCGTACAAGCTGTGGCAGCGTGACCAGCGTGCCCGGCACGGGGGTGCCAAGTGA
- a CDS encoding GntR family transcriptional regulator, translated as MSSDVSSAETEGGAGVRTARVPKYYRLKKHLLDMTETQSPGTPVPPERTLAAEFDTSRTTVRQALQELVVEGRLERIQGKGTFVAKPKVSQALQLTSYTEDMRAQGLEPTSQLLDIGYITADDRLAELLDITAGGRVLRIERLRMANAEPMAIETTHLSAKRFPALRRSLVKYTSLYTALAEVYDVHLAEAEETIETSLATPREAGLLGTDVGLPMLMLSRHSFDRKGEPVEWVRSVYRGDRYKFVARLKRPLD; from the coding sequence ATGAGCAGCGACGTCAGCAGTGCGGAGACCGAGGGCGGGGCAGGCGTCCGGACCGCGCGCGTGCCCAAGTACTACCGCCTGAAGAAGCACCTGCTCGACATGACGGAGACCCAGTCGCCCGGCACGCCGGTACCGCCCGAGCGCACCCTCGCCGCCGAGTTCGACACCTCCCGCACCACCGTGCGCCAGGCACTGCAGGAGCTGGTGGTCGAGGGGCGTCTGGAACGCATCCAGGGCAAGGGCACGTTCGTCGCCAAGCCGAAGGTCTCGCAGGCGCTGCAACTCACCTCCTACACGGAGGACATGCGCGCGCAGGGTCTCGAACCCACCTCGCAGCTGCTCGACATCGGCTACATCACCGCCGACGACCGCCTCGCCGAGCTCCTCGACATCACGGCCGGCGGCCGGGTGCTGCGCATCGAGCGGCTGCGCATGGCCAACGCCGAGCCGATGGCCATCGAGACGACGCACCTCTCCGCCAAGCGCTTCCCGGCCCTGCGCAGGTCGCTGGTCAAGTACACGTCCCTGTACACGGCGCTCGCCGAGGTCTACGACGTCCATCTCGCCGAGGCCGAGGAGACCATCGAGACCTCCCTGGCCACCCCGCGCGAGGCCGGTCTCCTCGGTACCGACGTGGGCCTGCCGATGCTGATGCTGTCCCGGCACTCGTTCGACAGGAAGGGCGAACCGGTGGAGTGGGTGCGGTCGGTGTACCGCGGGGACCGGTACAAGTTCGTGGCGCGACTGAAGCGACCGCTGGACTGA
- a CDS encoding extracellular solute-binding protein: MKRKLIFAIGVAGMMVSVAACGGGDSGSSDNSGADAKELTVWLTVDAQNNWPGLVKAADAAVAKKHPGIKIKHEYYGWPDKNTKLDAVLATDKAPDVVEMGNTEMLGYMVKGAFAPLDASQFTNSDAWLDGLKASVTYGGKTYGVPYYAGGRVANWRKDLFASAGVKSTPKTYAELTAALDKVQNKEGDKFSAWYQPTRDWYAAMSFVYDAGGSIATESGGQWKGSLSSPASIKGLTEFKNVIDKYMHGDKTKDESDRYIVYGQGKSGMIFAPAWEGATAATKENDKTGKLAGHVENFVMPGPSGKNMPVFLGGSDLAVPVKSKAQAVAAEWINAFTGPAGQKGLIAKGNLPNNKTDLATLKNDPATAVPATAAESNWFVPMAPGWGQVEKAQVLQTMLQNIGTGKKSVEAAAKQADAAIDKVINTK; the protein is encoded by the coding sequence GTGAAGCGCAAGCTGATATTCGCGATCGGTGTCGCGGGCATGATGGTCTCGGTCGCCGCGTGTGGCGGCGGCGACAGCGGAAGTTCGGACAACAGCGGTGCGGACGCCAAGGAGCTGACCGTCTGGCTCACCGTCGACGCCCAGAACAACTGGCCCGGGCTGGTGAAGGCCGCGGACGCCGCGGTGGCGAAGAAGCACCCCGGCATCAAGATCAAGCACGAGTACTACGGCTGGCCCGACAAGAACACCAAGCTCGACGCGGTCCTCGCGACCGACAAGGCCCCCGACGTGGTCGAGATGGGCAACACCGAGATGCTGGGCTACATGGTCAAGGGCGCCTTCGCCCCCCTCGACGCCTCCCAGTTCACCAACTCGGACGCCTGGCTGGACGGCCTCAAGGCCTCGGTGACCTACGGCGGCAAGACCTACGGCGTGCCGTACTACGCCGGTGGCCGCGTCGCCAACTGGCGCAAGGACCTCTTCGCCTCGGCGGGCGTCAAGTCCACGCCGAAGACGTACGCCGAACTCACCGCCGCCCTCGACAAGGTCCAGAACAAGGAGGGCGACAAGTTCTCCGCCTGGTACCAGCCCACCCGCGACTGGTACGCGGCCATGTCCTTCGTCTACGACGCCGGCGGCTCCATCGCCACCGAGTCGGGCGGCCAGTGGAAGGGCAGCCTCTCCTCGCCCGCGTCCATCAAGGGCCTCACCGAGTTCAAGAACGTCATCGACAAATACATGCACGGTGACAAGACCAAGGACGAGTCCGACCGTTACATCGTCTACGGCCAGGGCAAGTCCGGCATGATCTTCGCCCCCGCGTGGGAGGGCGCGACCGCCGCGACGAAGGAGAACGACAAGACCGGCAAGCTCGCCGGCCATGTCGAGAACTTCGTGATGCCCGGCCCGTCCGGCAAGAACATGCCCGTCTTCCTGGGCGGCTCGGACCTCGCCGTCCCGGTCAAGTCCAAGGCCCAGGCGGTCGCCGCCGAGTGGATCAACGCCTTCACCGGCCCAGCCGGCCAGAAGGGCCTGATCGCCAAGGGCAACCTGCCCAACAACAAGACCGACCTCGCCACCCTGAAGAACGACCCGGCGACCGCGGTCCCGGCCACCGCGGCCGAGTCCAACTGGTTCGTCCCGATGGCGCCCGGCTGGGGCCAGGTCGAGAAGGCACAGGTCCTGCAGACCATGCTGCAGAACATCGGCACGGGCAAGAAGTCGGTGGAGGCGGCGGCCAAGCAGGCCGACGCGGCGATCGACAAGGTCATCAACACCAAGTGA